A single genomic interval of Lathyrus oleraceus cultivar Zhongwan6 chromosome 7, CAAS_Psat_ZW6_1.0, whole genome shotgun sequence harbors:
- the LOC127106013 gene encoding uncharacterized protein LOC127106013 has product MIYYSFYVLICELKDTLTRILDNLSGSIDEPLEDGDRALHLTCLYGHFGCAQLLLERGADLEAKDEDGAIPLHDACAGGFLEIVQLLLNRANDAEHIKRMLESVDSEGDIDGVGESNV; this is encoded by the exons ATGATCTACTATAGCTTTTATGTTTTGATATGTGAGCTAAAAGACACGCTAACTAGAATATTGG ATAACTTGAGTGGTAGTATTGATGAACCTTTGGAGGATGGGGATAGAGCTCTTCATTTGACCTGTTTGTACGGCCATTTTGGATGCGCACAG CTTCTACTAGAAAGAGGAGCTGATTTGGAGGCTAAAGATGAGGATGGAGCAATTCCTTTACACGATGCGTGTGCAGGAG GGTTTTTGGAGATAGTCCAACTTCTACTTAACAGAGCTAATGACGCCGAGCATATAAAAAGGATGTTAGAATCAGTCGATTCTGAGGGTGATATT GATGGGGTGGGGGAGTCGAATGTCTAG